The following is a genomic window from Podarcis raffonei isolate rPodRaf1 chromosome 5, rPodRaf1.pri, whole genome shotgun sequence.
TTACAGTAGTAACATAACACACCCAAAGAAATAAGCAAGTTCAggtaaaaatataaatttaaaatgtAGCATAAAACCAAAGAATCCTTCCTGCACCCAGGAGCACTTACTTTTTTGCCAACACATCTGCAGTGACGGCTTCGTTGCATTCTGTATCGCTGCCTGCATCTTCGTCATCTCCTGCCATGCTGCGAAGGTAAGTAAGACACAGAGAGGACATGAAGAGAACTTGCTGCTACAGCCTCACTTGAAGAAGCAGCACCAAGCTACTTGCGTGCCAAAAGAGATTCCTTTAAATGCCAGCTCTCCTTATTTCAAGTATTTTTGTGTAAATCAGCTCCTGTGCTGAAGATACCAAAGGTATCTACAAAAATCAAGGCGATATCCAACTATGTCATATTCAGAGACCTATTAAATGCTGTAATTGGCCTCTTTAAACAGAGTAGAAGGGCTTTTCCCTCGATATATAAATTTGTTGAAAGATATAGTTTATAATTGGAGCTTGCACTTCCCAAAAGCCTATCATGCACACAAATGTGCACTAATTAATCAAAAGCAACCCCTGCAACACATAAAGCCTGCCACGCCATGCAATCTTTTCACTCTAGGCTGCTGTTTAGCCTATCAAAAGTGCCTTTATCTGGCGAAGCGCACAAGGGCAACCTCTCTTTTAATCATCCTGACTGGCTCACCTGTGGTAGGGAGTGCTTGGCTCATCGATCTTCATTAAGCCGTAGTCTTTGCCCGCGGGATGGTAGGTGGCTAGGATGTTCATTTCATCCCACTTCTGGGACTTCTTACTAAAAGAACacgagaaaggaaagaaatggaattAGAACGGAGAGAAACATTAGCACTTCTCTCCTCCAGAAACCCTATTCCCTCTCCCTAGAGAGCAGGGCAACTCACCCTTTTGATCTATCCAACCCCACCTTAAAGCCCCTGCTCAGgtacaaagctcactgggtgggtcTTATAACCCCCCAACCCGACAGGGCTGTTGAAAGGACAAGATGAAGAGGGAGAAAGGGCAAAGACCACCTTGaggtctttggagaaaaggtggatgATAATAATACgagtaaattatttataccccgcccatctggaatAAGAACAGATGACCGCTCTGATCTGCCTCTTCCAATCATGAAAGGAGGTCGCACACGCCCCCCCCTTGACGAAGGGCAGCCCCCAAACCAGGACCCCAGGCAGCAACCAAGGAGATCTGACCAGGAGGCTCCCCGCCCCGGGGAGTGGGCCTGGGGGGCCCCGAAGGGAAGCTGATCCAGGGCGGGAGCGGCGCCCTTCCCTCTGCTGcgccccgcctcccccccccgcccggccTCGCACCCTTGGGCGTCGACGTCGTAGGCGCCTCCGAGCGGGGcctccgcggcggcggcggcggcgtgctTGGCGGCGGCCGGCTTGGCCCTGGCGGTGGACGCCTCTGCCAGGGCCGCCGCCACCAGGcccgcgccgccgccgctgccgctgccgctgcctcCGGAGGGGTTCTTGAGGATGCCCTTCACGGGGGGGCGGCCGCTGCTGGACGAGGACTTGGCCTCCATGGCGCCGGGAGGGGGGCTGGCGCTCCCCGCCCGACCACTCGCTCGCCCGCCCGTGGCCTCGCTGCTCCTGCCGCCGCGCTCCCCTCGGCtctccggctgctgctgcttctcctcaggCGGCGGAGGCGGGACGGGAGGCCGCTCGGAGTCACGGCGCCGCCTCGCTCTGCGCACGCGCAACAGGCAGGCGACGCGGCGTCATAAGCGGGGGGCGGAGCcggctcccttccctccctcttcgcCTCAGAAGCCGGGCGGGGAGGACCAGCATTCTGAGCATGCGCTGAGCGCGCGAGAGGCGGGACGTCCGGAAGCCCGGATGTAGAACGCGCCGCTCAACGCAAACTGCGCCTGCGCAACCCGAACAACAACAACGGCTGCCATTGGACGCGAATCGGCCTTGGCCAGCGCCTCAGAACCGGGCGGCCTCCGCCCTCCGGACGCGCAGGAAGGCAGCTCCCGTCGGCCCCCGCGCCAGCCCGGCAGGATggcgggagttgtagtgcaggcGCGCCAggaggggcccagcagggaggcGAGGAGCCCTTTCCGCGGGACCCGGGCTCTGGCCCCGCTGGCCGGCCTGGAGCCGAGGTGGGCCGGCCCGGCCTCGCCCGAGAGGGGGCGCACCAGGGTGTCCCGCCTTCCCGGGGCCCTTCAGGTCCTTCCCATTCATAgaagggctggaagggacccccgagggtcatccagtccagctccCCTCAGAAGGCTGTTCCTGTGAGGTAGGGCAGCCTGGGCAGCCGGGGGCTAAGTGGGCATTGGGACCCACTCTCCCCGCTCCACCCCCGCGGGGACTGGTGAGGGACACGTTCCTCCGCCTGCGCGCCAGGCTGGCCTTGAAGAAAAGGCCGGGCAGACGGGGCCCTTCTCGCCTGCCTTGAGCCCCTTGAAGGGCCTGGCCAGCTCTGCCTGGGTGCGGAGCCCTCTCCCGCCCACCCCAGCTCCGGCCCTCCATGAGCGCCGTCCGAGGGCTCTCGGGCGCTGGGCTAAGAAGCACACGGGGCGGGTGTGCGAAGGGATTAGGCTTTGCCGCTCTGCTGTCAGAACAGCTTTAACAAGTGGGCCATCTCCCATCGCTGCAAGAGCCTCCCTTCAGGGGACGCGGCATCAAAGGGGCCGGCCTCCATGCAGAGCAGCTCCAGGCAGGAGAACATCCCGCCCTGCTTGGCTGCTAATCAGGACGCCGTGTCTCTGCCTGTTCCCTTGCAAGGAGTGACAACCGCATCATCTTGCCAGCTGTCAGCCCTGCCCAAACCGATCGACCGGCTTGCTGGAGTGATTGAGATAATGGCCGGGTTGAGCCTGGGCCGCTGCTGGCTCATCACATCATttgggagctggggggggggactgccagTCTCTCTCGCCCGAGCACAAAATTGCCCAGACAGGCCTCTTCCCCTTGAGCGGTTCGGATGAGTTCCACGCAGTGGCCGCATGGCCAGGCTCCCGGGTTGCCAGCTCCCCTGCCCctgcttgtatttttatgctgtgaaccagtggtatagaaatttaataaatagaaggggaaaaaataaaggtCACATGCATcctgtttcaccacctgaggcgaGATGGGAAGCTGCTGTCCTGCAGATGCTCAGCCCACCTCCCCCCTTGCCGCCCCACCAAAGCTGTGTGTTCTCAGGATATCTCAGGAGAGCCCCACAAGATTGTGTAGAGGCCTCAACCGAGTCCGGAAGCCAGCCCAACCAGCCGCCCCTCCAGTCGCAAGGGTGGTGGTAGAGGGCATCCATGGAGGCACCCCAtagattctgccacctgaggtggctgcctcagtcgacCTCATGGATGGGCCAGTCCTGTGCGCATCCGTCACGCAGCATCAGGTTGAGTGGGCAAGCAGGCAGTGGCTTCACTTCAGTCACCTGGGAGAGAGTCAGGGTGTGTGGGAGCAGGTTCCCCAAGGCAGGTGTTGCGGTTGAGTGAGGGCGAGGTGTTCCTGTTGGATTGGGAAAGGTACAGTGCTGTGGGATGGCACTTGGCAGACATGCAGCCAGGAGGGCTAACAGAATCCCCAGGGGTGGCACCAGACTgccgcccccacccccaactgaGGAAGACCCAAGGGGGATAAAGGCAGGTTAGTGTGAGTCTCGCTGACTCCCAGACGAAGCCATGGCATTTGTCCCTGCATGATGCTGAGCTAAGCGCATGTCACTGTAGTTATCCATCTGAACACCAGCTGCGGAAAGGTCAAAATATTTAGAGGGACCAAGATGGCTGTTGGTGGTCTGTGGAAAATGGGATTCtttcgtaaagcaaggattttattactaaggttgtgtgaacgcctttctttttgtggaaaagagcaattaactttatattgggccaatttaagtgactgtgctggaggataagagaacggaattcacccctcccccaaaacccgggagcgatcggggagagagcctgcggaagaggtttatagattttgacagctgtcaaactagctgtcaaagttgggggaaaaaagggaactgtgtctctgctgtctttgctggttacatttgatacaatttggtaacaaattgttaaaaataaagaagaaaaggttaatttgtcataaagtaactagaatccctctagagggggtccaGGACATtataaaaatggctgtaagtggaaaaatactggctgaactggaaaagacctttcgtctcttgggaagtctacaggagcagacaaatgttttgactatgaatgtaataacaatgaagggaacagtaaacaaaattgctgaacctggaatagatatgattcaagctcctgcagatgaacagggaagtgttgctgatccaaaaatccttatagccaaacaggagaaagagtctgagtcatttaaagaggaacatgagaaagaaggaggtgctgggatgttgcagatgactaaagagagccagaggcctgttaagttggaaataatggaaaataagaacatgatgatgaaagtttggttggaagtgaagaatggaaattggagagatctcctcttatggggatctgaagacatatggaatataaatatggccaatgttgaatttggagcctttgggacatctggacttatgagaagtaagaaacaagattttggctccattgttaaatatggaggtctggctggaagaaatatggaccttattggaacagagcctcttcgagattcggaatttaaaataaaggactatcaagaaaaccggcagagagaaattgagagagggttaagtgcctcggatgtgagatcgccaggctgattttggatgggctgatggactttggttggggatcaaaccgggaaagggggtggtagggcttcgggaatccaaagggtgtataaatataattctgttttaattaagttggcttttgccactaacacaaaaatggggaatttggggagagatttagggccgaccttagcTAAAGATTGTCAAGTTTAACTGTTGGTGCATAAAgattgagatttttaagtttaaataggttaattaaattgatggaggaatttaggaaaagtaggttaagaataagttttgaaatataaagattgtggtttagaagttaaaatctgattaagtaaattgaattagaggaaataaggtaaagtgggagggataaaaattgctgagctaaaaattggaattggaatacaagaagggcaggtgtggggaagtcaaggaaattgggtatggaatgtaattaaggtaaacttttttaactgttgttttttcttctttttttcttctttttttcttttctgtttttcttttatactcttttttgaaaatttcaataaacataattttaaaaaaaaaaggaaaatgggatTCTTTCATAACTGGTGGGCAGATCTGAGCCAAGGTTGTCTTTGAGCAGCTGGGAGTTTGGGGGGAGCTCAGGGCTGGATCTGGAGTCGGACCCAGAAGCCATAGCGTCAGGTTCCAGAGGGTGCCATCTAGGTTGGTAGAGGGAGAGCAGCTTTTTGCAGGGACTTCTCAGTCCTCCAGCAAGAAGAGACAGGTTTGGCCAGCCGCAGGGTTGCTGCGCTGCCAGTTTTCTCCTGGGCAAACCAGGAATTTGTGCCTTTGGGGCTGCATTTGAACTTACAGGGACTGAAAGTTGTGTTCTGTCTGTTCAATCCATCCAGccatttcccatcagctgcaAAAGTACCCCAGGtagcagatctctctctctctctctctctctctctctctctctctctctctgcgtatGTATTGCTGGGAATGCAGGGCCTTACAAAAATGGCAGGTGGCAACTGCGTTTCGTTTAGGAAGGATTTCTCCTCTCACACACAGGAAGgaatccctccccctctctcctccgaCTATTCCTGCTGTGTCACACATGTGCTTCACCTAAAAGCCATTTGCTCCCTGCTTCAAAAATACTGTATGGCCATATGGAAATCGAACCATCAGGTTTCTAAAATATTGCTGTTCTCCTTAGTTTTGGGCCCTCATTTGCTGCTTGTGGTATAAGTTAGCTAAGGCAAATATATGCAGATGAGAAAAAGCTCATGGGGAGATGTGCCAGAATGTTTACAGcttcctgttttattttttagtcttaataagttaattttattagtattttgcaTTTTGACTTTCTATGTGAGCCAGCTTGGAAGGGCTTTGGCCCTGAGTGGTGTCAGAGCTCAGCTGGCTATTATTTAGAGAATAAGCAACCCAGAGGAGGCCAGAGGCAGGATCCTGATTCCACACAGCCCTGCGGACCCTGCTCCGACTCTCTTGAAGGGCTCTGGAGCACCAGGTGCTTGGCTCCTGGCAAGCCACTGGGTGGCGCTCCAGGCCCACTCGGCGGATCAGCTTGCTTGCTCAAAGACCCAGCAGCTGCCTAGAGAAACTGGGCAGGTGAGGAAGTGGCCAGTGTCCCACTTACAAACTCTTGGAGCAGTGAATGCTCCATGAGCTCTTCTTCCTCAAGCTCAGCTCAGCTTCTGCACCGGCAGCCATTACTGGTGTGGCAGTCAGGAGTGCTGGAACTACAGGCAGGTTTGTGTGGCACAGCAAACTCTTTAGTTGtagtatgaaaagttacaggaattGACACTCCGGGGCGGGCCCTGGGAGGAAACGAAGCAGCGTCTCTGCCCAGAAAGTCTCGCAGGCGTAAAGAGCATTGAGAGCAGGATCATGTATTACTTCCCTGAAACCATGATGAGACCAATCGCTAGGAATGCACAAGTAATAAGGGAGGTAGAGGGGTCCCTAGCTGGCTGCCCTCAAACAAGCCAGGCCCAGGGATTGAGGTTTCAGACGGTGGTTTGTCTGGAGTGAAGCAAACCACAGTCTCCTGGGTGGCCCCCGCGCTAGGCAGAGGGTTGTGGTTTGCTGCTTGCACTGGCTTCACATTCAGCCATTAACCATGAACTCTGACATGTGACTGAGGCTTATGACGGGGGTGGGGGGCGCATCTCCACTCGGGCCTGATCCTCACTGGGTGGCCTCAGGGCAGCCATTATTTCTCACCTGTAACTACCACAACCATAACTGGTCCCTCCTAAACTGCAAATAAATTGCAAATAGGTAAGGCTTCAATTGTTGAGGTGTTTTTACATATTTTGTATGCCTTGTGTTTATCACTGGAGCTCCAGAGAGCCCCTGGCCAAGGAAACACAGCACCAGGGACTATGTTTGCAAAGCTGGGGCGGCAGGTGGAAGGGCCACTTGGGGAGCTGGCTGCAATTGGCGGACTCAGTGGGCCCCCGTCTCTGCAGCATTTACTCCTCTTGGGCCCCCGGCTTGTCACTTTACCAGGCAGGCTGCCAGATAATGCACATctcagcagaggcccaggtggtttGCCTCTGAACGGCAGTGAGGAGGTCCAGACACGGCTTTTCAGCAGGACTGACAGCAACCCTCAGCCCCCAACCACCCCCTTTGGCTCAGCCTCTGACAGCCccaggcaaagaggctgcaaggagGTGGGAAACAAGCACACCCTTTGGGGTTCTGGAAATTCTGAGGTGCAAGGTGCTGTGCACTTGAAAGTTCCAAAGGAGTGAGGGGTTCTCactccaagcccccccccccccccgcaatttcaGCACCATAGCAAGACACAATAAATGAAGGAAAATCAGGAGCTGTATAGATGCAAGCTGCTTGATTAGGCAAGTTTATTCTAAGCAGAAAAACTGAAGTTTCCTCACAAGAGAATTTGGAATGTGGTCCCAGGTTCCCAACCCTCCAGGAAGCAACTGGCAGCCTCAGTCAGGTGGCAGCCTCCTCCGAGATCTTCGCTTTACTCTTGAGACAGGTTTTAACCCGGAAACAGCAGTGCGGAAGGGGGCAGCAGGACACTACAACAAGGTCCTCCCCAGGACAGGTGGGTGCTACAAGGCAGCAGGCGCAGGGCCTTCCCACCCGTCCTGGTGGCCTGAGGGCTGGCAAACTACACAAGCCCAAAGGCTGTGCTGGTCGAGACAAAGCAGTAGCTagcgaggaggagcaggcagagtccAGGGCTGGTTGGGGCCGCTGCAGGCTACATGTCGGAAGGGCAGTTCTCCTGGTCGGTGGGCATCATGCGAGCCGTGTCGATCTTGTAGGAGTGCAGGGTGCTCTTGAGGTGCTCCACAGTCTCCGGGGGCAGCTGGCGGGTTCTGGACATGATCCAGGCGTAATCCACATGGAAGAGCCAGAGGAAATTGGTGCAGGAGTAGATCAGCGTGTAGTTCTCGTAGTCTGTGGAGAGGACCCAGTAGGGGGCTGCCGGCATGACtggaggggaaaggagcaggaatTGCCATCATCAAAAGAGCCGCTGGAAGAGCCGGGGCTGGCTTGGCCGGCAGGAAAACAGAGGGACAGGAGAGGCCTGGCAGCATCCCTTCATTTCCCAACAAGGCCTCCCTTTTGTCCGGGGCAACAACGAAGCCCACGATGCAAAAGGAATAAGGAGCCTGCTCACTGGTGACTCGGAGCCCAGCCGTCCCAAAGGGAAGCTGGGCAGTGCAGAGACTTCACTGAACTGTATCACAATGCAAAAGGCAGCCTTTAAAATAGATGTATCCTTGCAGCAGGGAATGAAGTGGCCAAACTCACAGCCGGCAATCAAGGAAATGGCTCTCTGTGTGTTTCTAATGAATGAGGCCTCCATCTGCTTCCTTGCCAGGTAGAAAGAAGCCACATTGCGCCAAAGAAGCAGATCATTGATAAAGGGATTGAAAATGGCCAATAGTGTGAGGCCCTTGTCCAAATCTAAGGCATGCTCACAGCTGGAAGACACTGTGTGCTGCAACACAAAGGGCGCTGCGGAGCTGAAGGGGCCACTCCAATTGTCAAGGGGCTGAAACAGCTCCCCTGGTGAGGAATGGTTACAACTTTGGGGCAAATTTGGAATATTGTGGAGAAAGTCAGTGCAGAGAGGTGCTCCAATGAAGCTGCGTGTTGGAAAATCCAGAACAGGTAAAAGAAGctatttcttcacacagtgcatggttaaactatggaactcgctgctgcaggaggcagggatggccaccaacttggatggtccACCAAGAGGAGTGGGCAGTGAGAGGATTGCCAATGACTACTAACCACAATGTAGCCAGCAGAAACCCCCGAAATGGGGCAGATTCCATTCTGCCTCCACGGTTGGCCTTGCAAGCTCCATCCTCCATGACCAGGTGAaccaagaggaagaggaggagcctcCCACTTACTTACACGAGCTAAACTTGACCTGCAGCTTCGCTGGTTCATGGTGGTCTCTTTGGAAGGCTTCCCCCTCAATCTGGTTGATGGAGCCGTCAGAGCTGGAGGGAGAGCAAGATGTGCAGCAGGTGAAAGAGCAGCTCAAGGAAGACAAGAAACAGTTTACAAAACAAGAAACAGCACGGACACATCTGCACTGTGTCTGGAGAAAGTGGACTGCAGTCCCCTTGTGCCCCGGTGGCATTCACCGGCCTCCCCTTCAGATCTGCCTGCTTGGTGGGAGGAAggtggggccttttctgtggtggctccttccCTGTGCAATTCCCTCCTGCGTTTTGTGCGCCTGGTtccctctctctgtgtttttaaaataggCCTTTGAGATGCAGCTGTTCCTGTTCTCGTTTTAACTAAATGTATAATTTGAAACTGCCGCTGTTTGATGGCTTGATCTTGCAGGTTTTAAATCTTCTGTGCCTCCCTTTGTGAGTTGTCTTTGCAGGTGGGTCTTTGGCCCTGGAAGGGGGCACCAAAACACCTAGATAAATCCAAGCCTGCAAACCCCTCAGCCGGGGCAGCAAGAGGGAGGTGTTGGGGCAGGAGGGCCCCCCAGGAGCCCAGCAGGAGCACCCCAGCTCttgcccagccaccccctccccaaaccatGAAGAACCCACCTTTCACCCCCAACTCCTGCCAGGCAGGAGGAGAAAGATACTTACAGCAGTTCTTTGTTCACCACTCTGACTTTCCCGTTTTCCTTGAGCTCATAGTGTGCCTGGATACATTTCCCTTTCTCAAAATTGGATGGCAGCTTCTCGATCTCGTACCATATGCCCTGATactgagagaggggagggaacaCACAAGAGAGTCACTCCAAATTCTTCCCATCCTCTTCTGCGGGGCTGCGATTGAAGCACCGCTGTGGAACATGCTTCCTCGCAGAGTAGCCTTGAAGAAATCTCACTCTGCCCTGCCTTTCCCTGCCCAGCCTTGGCAATGCCCTCCCCACCTtcaggcctccccccccctccaccacctGGTGGTCCAGCTGACTGCTGAGTTTGGCTGCAATAAGGCAGAGTCAGGGCAGGTTTGCTCCTACCTTGTTGACGTCAAAGCCCTCCTGGACTGGGGGGTCTGGGCAGCTCCCCATGTGGAAAGTTTGCCCCTGGGTCCCGCCGAAGAGTCCCAGGATGAAGGGGAGCAGCACCCAGTGGACTGCCATGGCGATGGGCGGGAGCAGAAATAGGCTCCCTTCCTGGCAGGGAAGAACAGCACAGGGGTCAGGGAGGGGTTAGAtggccctggggtcccttccaactctccagctTTATGGGTCTGGCAATCATTGAGCAAGGCTCAGAAATGGCCAAAGGAGCCTTGGGTGAAACTTCATCCCCAGGTGCCTGTCGAGgagagaaggcgggggggggagcccaagaagcccagaaggTAATGCATTGGCTCACAACTCCAGCTCAGCCAGTAGACCCAGTGAGACCCCCCAGGGCAGCTGCCAGTATCGCTGGGTGGAGGGAGACCAGCAGCGCCATGCAAGGAAGGGCATCCCTCAGGCTCAGAAATAACATCACCAACAGGGCAGGTAGAATCACTTTTTGGAAAAGAATCTTACACCAAAGATGTACTTTTTACTTCATTTGAGAAAGTTTATCTCCCAcccattaagggggggggggagaggagaaaagtgtcgtgattcctgcactgcaggagttggactagatggcccttggggaatcccttccaactatgattctacgATAAGCAAAAGTGCTCCTTGTTGGACAGACTTGCAGCCTCTTGTGGCTTCCAGGTCTGCAGCCGCTCTGGGCTCTCTCCTTACCTCCCCAGGAGCCGCCAGCCCATCTCAAGACCACGCCAGTTCCGGGGCAGAGCCATGGGTGGGCACCCCCCCCGGGCAGGCCATGCCCAGCTGCCTCCTCTGCCTCTGGGGAGTCTCTGCTGGATGGCGGCTGGAAGGGGGTTCAGAGATGGTTCCCCTGAAGACAGTGGCTCTCTTGTGAGTCGCTTCAGCCAAAAGATGGGTTGGCAgaactgggcgggggggggggcaaacttaGAATGTTGAGGCAAGATGGAATCTGTTTTTGCCTATTCTATTTTAACTTGGGGGGGAGTctgaaattattgttattaatttttcTTACTGCTACTGTTATTGTTTTGTCCtttttgtaaactacttagaGGTTTGGCTTTATGAAAGAAGTAAAGTTGCGACAATTTTATTATGTCTTCAGACTATTAGAGATGTagtcatatatatgtgtgtgtgtgtgtgtgtgtgtgtgtatacacacacacacaattttctatTAAAtcttctgttttgcaatttaaaatatctTTAAGATATCAATGGCTTCccgtcttct
Proteins encoded in this region:
- the PPP1R2 gene encoding protein phosphatase inhibitor 2 isoform X1, with the translated sequence MEAKSSSSSGRPPVKGILKNPSGGSGSGSGGGAGLVAAALAEASTARAKPAAAKHAAAAAAEAPLGGAYDVDAQGKKSQKWDEMNILATYHPAGKDYGLMKIDEPSTPYHSMAGDDEDAGSDTECNEAVTADVLAKKLAAAAHGKGPKILAQQEESSEEEDESELTPEELEKKRQFEMKRKIHYNEGKNIKLARQLIAKELHGDTANEEDDDDECDDEDEDDECDEEMRDTVDLAPDPSDPLEKIAHSLEEVCSGL
- the PPP1R2 gene encoding protein phosphatase inhibitor 2 isoform X2 yields the protein MEAKSSSSSGRPPVKGILKNPSGGSGSGSGGGAGLVAAALAEASTARAKPAAAKHAAAAAAEAPLGGAYDVDAQGKKSQKWDEMNILATYHPAGKDYGLMKIDEPSTPYHSMAGDDEDAGSDTECNEAVTADVLAKKLAAAAHGKGPKILAQQEESSEEEDESELTPEELEKKRQFEMKRKIHYNEGKNIKLARQLIAKELHGDTANEEDDDDECDDEDEDDECDEEMRDTVDLDWDC
- the APOD gene encoding apolipoprotein D, producing the protein MAVHWVLLPFILGLFGGTQGQTFHMGSCPDPPVQEGFDVNKYQGIWYEIEKLPSNFEKGKCIQAHYELKENGKVRVVNKELLSDGSINQIEGEAFQRDHHEPAKLQVKFSSFMPAAPYWVLSTDYENYTLIYSCTNFLWLFHVDYAWIMSRTRQLPPETVEHLKSTLHSYKIDTARMMPTDQENCPSDM